A region of the candidate division WOR-3 bacterium genome:
CCAGCCAGCTGCTTGACCTGATCTTCGTTTCCTCTCGCACCCGACTTAAGCATCATGTAAATGGGGTTAAATCCATCTTTATCCTTTTCCATAACCTTGAGCATTTCTTTCTTGACTTCTTCAGTGGCACGGGTCCATATAGACTGAACCAGGAGCTGTCTCTCTTTTTCGGAGATCGTTTTCTTCTCGTAAGCTCTTATAACCTTTTCTACCTCTTCCCGAGCCTTCAGGATGATTTCCTTCTTCTTCTCCGGAACCACCATGTCGTCCATTCCAAAGGTGATGCCTGCCACCGTTGAATATTTAAAACCAAGTTCCTTCAATGCATCTAGAAGCTCCGCTGTTCTCGCCGGGCCAAACTTTCTATGAGCCATGGCAACAAGGTTGGAAAGCTGACCTTTCCTCATTTCTTCATTGATAAACCTCAGTTCCTCTGGCAGGGCGTCATTGAATATAATGCGTCCCACTGAAGTTTCAATAATCTCATTTCCAAGCTTTACCCTTATCTTTGCACGAAGCCCTACATAGCCATTCTCGTATGCGATAAGCGCCTCTTCGGGAGAAGAGAAGAGCTTACCTTCGCCCTTATCTCCTGGTAAAATCTTTGTTAAATAGTTTAATCCAAGAACGATGTCACGCGTTGGTGCTGCCAGAGGGCCTCCATGAGCAGGAGATAAAATATTGTAGATTGAAAGAAGAATCCCGTAACTTTCCAGCTGTGCTTCATAAGAAATCGGCACATAAACAGCCATTGTGTCGCCATCAAAGTCAGCGTTATAAGCAGGGCAAACAAGTGGATGGAGCCCAATAGCCTTGTTCTCCCAGAGAACTGGCTCAAAAGCCTGAATTGAAGGTCTATGAAGTGTTGGAGCTCTATTAAGGAGTACTGGGTGATCTTTGACTATTTTTTCGAGCATCTCCCAAATTGCCGGATCCCTTTGCCTGAGCTTTGCCTCAGCCTCTCTGATGCTACTCGCAAGACCGGATTCATTAAGTTTATGCTCCACCATCGGCCTGAATAGCTCAAGAGCCATTTCCTTCGGTAAAGCGACCTGGTTCATCTTGAGTTCGGGAGCTACGACAATTACGGAACGCCCTGAATAATCTACTCTCTTACCGAGAAGATTTCTCCTCAAAACGCCCTTCTTACCTCTGAGGACATCCGAAATAGACTTCAGTTTCCTGCCACTCTTAGACAAAACGGGTTTTCTTCTCTTCGAGTTATCCAGTAATGCTTCAACCGCTTCCTGTAAGTTACGCTTCTCATTATTTATTATGATCTGAGGAGCTCCCTGTTCCATCAACTGTTTCAATCTATTATTTCTCATTATAACTCGTCTATAAAGCTGATTTATTTCAGTGGTAGCGATTTGGCCATTCTCGAGGAATACGATGGGCCTGAGGTCTGGCGGAATTACGGGGATAACCTCTAAAATCATCCATTCGGGTCGAGTCTTAGAATTCAAAAGAGCTTGAACAATCTTATATTTTTTAAGAAACTTGGCTCTCTTGATGGGAGACTGCTCTTTCTTGATTTTAACCCTTAACTCATTCCTAAGATCTTCAAGATTCATATTGGCGAGGATCTTCTTTATACCCGGAGCCCCCATCTCCGCTTCAAACTGGTTGCCATAGAGCTTCTTGTATTCTTGATATTCTGAGATGGACAAAACTTGACCCACCCTCAATTTGGCATCAGCCGATTCTCCTCCCTTCATCAAATCTTCTGAAACCTTCGTCACGATGTAAGCGTCATAGTAAATTACCCTTTCAAGGTCCTTAACACCAAGATCCAAAAGAATACCAATAGGTGAAGGAGTTGCTTTGTAAAACCATATGTGGGCAACGGGGACTGCCAGCTCTATATGCCCCATCCTCTCTCGTCTAACTCTCTTCTCTGTGACTTCAACTCCACATCTGTCGCACTTTACACCTTTATATTTTCTGCCCTTAAACTTGCCGCAACTACACTCGTAGTCTTTAATGGGCCCAAAAATCCTTTCACAGAAAAGTCCGCCAGGTTCGGGTTTTTGTGTCCTGTAGTTTATGGTTTCTGAATTTGTTACTTCACCATGAGACCAACTTCTGATGGTCTCAGGTGAAGCAATTTTTATCCTTATTGACAACAAATTTTTAGGTAATAATTTTTCCATAGTCTACTCCGTCTTAAGGTTTACTTTCAAAAACTGCTTTTCTTTTTCTTCTCCAGTTTTTAACTCCACATCAAGGCAAAGACCCCTCAAATGGTTAACAAGCACCTTAAAAGATGCTGGGAGTCCAGGTTCTTTAGGCCTCTTACCCAATTGTAATTCTTTGTAAAGCTTGTTTCGCCCTTCGATATCATCCGATTTGATAGTTAGCATTTCCTGCAACGTGTAAGCTGCACCATGTGCTTCGAGAGCCCATACCTCCATCTCACCAAACCTCTGGCCACCGAAGTGAGACTTTCCACCGACTGGCTGTTGAGTAATTGAAGAGTAAGGACCAATTGCCCTCGCATGAATCTTATCCTCAACCATATGAATTAGCTTTATCATGTACATGTACCCCACTGTCACGGGGTAGTGGAAGTATTCGCCTGTCCTTCCATCTCTCAATCTAACTTTACCTGGATACGTTAAACCCGCCTCTTCCATTTCTTTTTGTATTTCTTCCACGGTCATACCCTCGAAAGCAGGGCAAGCGTAATAAACGCCTTTCTTTTTACCAGCCCAACCCAGGATAGTTTCCAAAATTTGACCCACATTCATACGAGAAGGAACACCGAGGGGGCTCAGAACCACGTCTACTGGTGTGCCATCCTCCAAGAACGGCATATCTTCAACAGGTGCAATCTTTGCAACAACACCCTTGTTTCCATGTCTTCCGGTAATCTTATCTCCAACCTGAAGTCTTCTCTTTTGGGCAATGTAAATTTTGATTAGCTGATTTACTCCTGGAGGTAGCT
Encoded here:
- the rpoC gene encoding DNA-directed RNA polymerase subunit beta', which produces MEKLLPKNLLSIRIKIASPETIRSWSHGEVTNSETINYRTQKPEPGGLFCERIFGPIKDYECSCGKFKGRKYKGVKCDRCGVEVTEKRVRRERMGHIELAVPVAHIWFYKATPSPIGILLDLGVKDLERVIYYDAYIVTKVSEDLMKGGESADAKLRVGQVLSISEYQEYKKLYGNQFEAEMGAPGIKKILANMNLEDLRNELRVKIKKEQSPIKRAKFLKKYKIVQALLNSKTRPEWMILEVIPVIPPDLRPIVFLENGQIATTEINQLYRRVIMRNNRLKQLMEQGAPQIIINNEKRNLQEAVEALLDNSKRRKPVLSKSGRKLKSISDVLRGKKGVLRRNLLGKRVDYSGRSVIVVAPELKMNQVALPKEMALELFRPMVEHKLNESGLASSIREAEAKLRQRDPAIWEMLEKIVKDHPVLLNRAPTLHRPSIQAFEPVLWENKAIGLHPLVCPAYNADFDGDTMAVYVPISYEAQLESYGILLSIYNILSPAHGGPLAAPTRDIVLGLNYLTKILPGDKGEGKLFSSPEEALIAYENGYVGLRAKIRVKLGNEIIETSVGRIIFNDALPEELRFINEEMRKGQLSNLVAMAHRKFGPARTAELLDALKELGFKYSTVAGITFGMDDMVVPEKKKEIILKAREEVEKVIRAYEKKTISEKERQLLVQSIWTRATEEVKKEMLKVMEKDKDGFNPIYMMLKSGARGNEDQVKQLAGMRGLMAKLGKVKTQINQLLEVPIISNNKEGFKVLEYFISTHGSRKGLVDTAMKTSLSGYYTRRLVNVAHHIVVTEEDCGTLTGRKVSALTDEKNQPLITLAERIVGRVALEDIYHPITGEVIVEEGQEIDEEAAKKIEESGITEVWVRSVLTCKAKKGVCAKCYGRNHATGHLVEVGEAVGVMAAQSLGEPSTQLTLRTFHTGGTGERTVGASYHEAPFDGIVEFVNVKVVVNSKSGMINVGKRARIIIRTPDGKLERKFEVPYGSRIYVEDGQKIQKGQVFCEWDPYRYLILATKKGKVVYVDLVPGKTLVTGAEEERIVKFDRRSTMYPRMHIVDPETGELLEEILLSNGAILSADINEGDIVEPGDVLARLPIKDVLALGTRDITVGFQAIEYWLELFTESILDIYAYGGSRFKHAILSEISGRVSIEKGDKGKYIIKVTSDSGEVKEYPIFGQYLTVAEGDWVEAGEQLTGGRINPKDILRIKGIDKAQEFLLDNILRSYAASDVKIKDVHVEIFVRQMGRKVLIKDAGDTKNLIEGDLVDISVVEEENREVREKGGKPATYEFQLLGIKKAALASESFLSAASFIETTKVLTEAAIAGKEDKLEGLIENVIIGNLIPAGTGTRKYRNLVVEEEELLQEEEEEPSEREEE